The sequence TCTTTTAAATTTCTACCTAAACCATCATAATCAAGGCCATAGCCGACGACAAATTTATTGGGAATTTCAAAACAGACATAATCAATCTGATAATTAAACCGAAAAGCTTCTGGTTTAAACAGCAAAGCTACCAAAGAAACACTTGCTGGTTTGAAGTCATAAATCTGCTTTAACATGTGATCCATGCTGATTCCAGTGTCAATTATATCCTCGACGATAATGACATTTTTATTTTCTAAATTTTCTTGAATACCTAAAAGAGCGGTTACTTTTTCTGAACTTTTCGTTCCCTGATAGGAACTAATTTTAACAAAAGTGCAGGAAACAGAAAGATCTATGCTACGACAGAGATCTGCCATAAACATAAAAGATCCATTCAGCACTCCTAACAAAACCACGTCCTTTCCTAAATAATCCTGCGTGATCTGAGCCCCAACTTGGGAAATCTTTTGCTTTAATTGATTCTCATTAATAAAAGGAACAAATGCTTTGTCTTTTATTTTTATAGCCATCGCTCTTGATTTAAAGTTTCTCCATTAAAATTTTATATAATTCTATCATCGAATTCAAATCCGCCAATGACACTTTTTCATTTGGTGAATGAACGTGATCTTCTGGCGCGCCTATAAAACACCAATCAATTGCGTAAGGAGAGTTTTGTATCTCTCTTCCATCGCTTCCGCCATAATTCTCCACCTCTAGTTGAAATTGCACCTGACTTTTTTTCGCAATTGAAATTATTTTATCTAAAAACTTCCTTCTTGGAATAAATTTATCACGGATAGATATAGCTACTCCCTCATGATGCTTTACTCCTTCCGTCACCCAGGTTATATCTGATATCAAAGCTTGCTTGATGGGAGAATTTTCTTGGATAAATTTCAGTAAAAAGGGCATGCTTCCTCCTCCATGTTCTTCATAAGTAGAAAATACAACCCACCCATTTTCAAGCGTTTCGCATAGTTTAAGTGCATTATAAACACCCAACCTGTTGTCTAAATAGGCCCCTTCAATAAATTCAGAACCAATGCGAATATTCTGCTCAAATGACAAGCAAGTCCCTGGTTCAATCCCCCTAGGAAAATCGTGGAAAATTCCCTCCTCATCCCCTTGAAGTCTACATCTAATGGCCCCCAAACTATCTTCACCCACTAACCAAGTTCCAGGAATAATTTCAGGACCCCCAACCGGAATCAATTGATTATCGTATCTTGACATAAAACCAATAGTATCGATATGGGCAAAAACAGCAGTCCTTGGATTGCCGAATTTCAAAAGTAAACAGTCATGAAAATCTTCGCCGAAAAATATTTTTGGCAAAACATTCCATATTTTCTTTTGTTTTTCGACATATTTGTATAAGAATTGGGTTGTTGCGGACTCGTCTCCAGAAACACCTTTCAATTCTAATAATTCATTTAATATTTTCATTCTGGCATTAAATATGTGCTGTTATTGTCAATAGACTGTAAAAATGTTAGGAATTATTTGATCAGTGGAATTGCGAATTAAATAATTCATCTAGATTTGCAGTAAGTTAAAAGTTTATAAATTTGTAATCACATCAATCAAACACTTAAAATTTGAACAAAAATTTTTTGTTATGAAAAAACTAATACTCTCAACACTTATGGCTGGAGCTTTGGCATTCAGCGCCAATGCTCAGAAGGAATTCGACAAATGGTCATTGGAAGTTAATGGCGGCTTTAATAAGCCTATGGCGCCTCTATCTCCAGGGTTTCTTTCCCCAACCCTAAATCTTGGTCATGTTGATTTCGGAGCTCGTTACATGTTTAATGAGAAATTCGGCCTTAAGCTTGATTATGGTTTTGGTTCTATGAAAGAGGTTAAAGATGAATCTCCATCTTTCAACACTAAATATTACAGATTGGACCTTCAAGGAGTAGTGAACCTTGGTAGAGTAATGAACTTTGAATCATTCACTAGATCTTTTGGATTATTATTTCACGGCGGAGCGGGTATTGGTAACGTAAACCCTGATGAAAATACTTACAATGATTTCACTGACGATGTTTATAATTTCATCTTCGGAGTTACTCCTCAGTTTAAGTTAGGAAATGGTGTAGCATTAGTTGCTGACATCAGCACAATCCTTAATGGTCGTCAGACTGTTACTTGGGATGGTGATGGTGCTTTAAGACCAGCAATTGACAATGGTTTTTATGGAACTAACGGAACATGGTGGACTGGTACTTTAGGTCTTCAGTTCTACTTGGGTTCTGCTGAGCAACATGCTGACTGGTATATCGCTGCTGACAAATATGCTACTAAAGAAGAATTGGCATCTCAAATCAACGGAATCAAAGACATGTTGAAAGATTCTGACGGTGATGGCATTCCTGATTACTTAGATAAAGAACCAAATACTCCAGCTGGAGCAAGAGTTGATTCTCATGGTACTACCATGGATTCTGACGGTGATGGCACTCCTGATCACATGGACAAGTGTCCATTCCTTCCAGGTCCAGCATCTACCAATGGTTGTCCTGTTGAAGAAGTAGTTGAAGAGGTTGATTACTTGCAGAAAGCTATCAATGATGGTTATGTAAATGTTTATTATGCGTTTGATAGCGCTAAACCACTAGGATATTCTACTAGCTCTGCTAACTATGTAGCTAACTTTATGAAAAAGAATCCAGGTGTTAGTGTTGAGATCAAAGGATATGCTGATGAATTAGGTCCTGAAGATTACAACATGAAGCTTTCTGAAAGAAGAGCTAAAGCTGTTTACGACTTACTAATTGCTTCTGGAATCGATGCTTCAAGACTTTCTTACAAAGGCTATGGAGAAGATACTAGCGTTGACAAGTCTTCTGCTGACGCAAGACAAATGGCAAGAAGAGCAAGCTTCGAAGTGAAGTAAGTTTTATTCAAATAAAATTTAAAAGCCCGGATGATCCGGGCTTTTTTTTTGCCAAAAATATTTATCAAGAATGGTATGATTTTTTCTACTTTTGTCGCACACCCTAAAAATTACACCTTCATGAAAAAATATCTATTGGCTTTCATCCTGTTTAGCCTTGGATTTTCTGCGTTTTCGCAATCAGAATTTAACAAATGGTCTCTTGAAACAAACTTTGGTTTCAATAAGCCTATGTCTCCGCTTACGCCTGGATTCTACAGTCCAACTTTAAATGTTGGCCATATTGATTTTGGAGCCCGGTATATGATAAATGAAAAATTTGGTTTTAAAGGAGATATAGGCTTTGGCTCATTTAATGAGGTAAAAAATGAAAGTCCTGAATTCAAAACCAATTATTTGAGAGCTGATGTTCAAGGCGTGGTAAATTGGGGACGGATTTTGAATTTTGAAGCCTTTTCTAGAAGGATAGGCTTATTGGGGCACTTAGGAGCTGGATTTGGGAGAATGAGTTTTAACCAGACGGTTTTAAACCAGGTTCCTGAGTATCAATACAATATCATTGCTGGTATTAAACCCCTATTTAAACTAAGTAATCGAATTGCACTTACAGGCGATGTATCGGTGATCTATAATGGGAGACAAACCTACACCTTTGATGGAAATGCTTATAACGCCAAAATTCAGCCTGATGATTTAACTCAAAATCCATTTGTTCATGCGCCAGGAACATGGTGGACTGGTACATTGGGACTTAATGTTTATTTGGGTTCTGCAGAGGAGCACGCAGATTGGTTTATTGCGGCAGATAAATATGCAACAAAAGAGGAACTTGCCACTCAAATCAACGGAATCAAAGACATGTTAAAAGATTCTGATGGAGACGGAATTCCTGATTACTTGGATAAAGAGCCTAATACACCTGCCGAAGCACGAGTTGATTTTCACGGAGTAACTTTGGATTCAGATGGAGACGGTACTCCTGACCATCTAGATAAATGTCCTTTTTTACCAGGCCCTGCTTCAACAAATGGATGCCCGGTGGAAGAGGTAGTTGAACAAGTGGATTACCTTCAGAAAGCAATCAATGATGGATATGTAAATGTTTATTTTGCTTTTGATAGCTCGACTCCTCTTGCCTATTCTATTTCCGCAGCGAATTATGTAGCAAATTTCTTAAAGAAAAACCCAGGGATTTCTCTTGAGGTGAAAGGATATGCAGATGAATTAGGTCCGGAGGATTATAATATCAAACTTTCTGAAAAAAGAGCAAAAAGCGTCTATGACATTCTTATTTCAGCTGGAATTGACGCAAGCCGACTATCTTACAAAGGATATGGAGAAGATACTAGCGTAGACAAATCTTCCGCTGATGCAAGGCAAATGGCCAGAAGAGCAAGCTTCGAAATAAAGTAAGTATTAAAACTTGATAAAGCCCGGTTTCAAAAGAGCCGGGTTTTATTTTATCTTCGTAACATGTTCATACTTTCTAATACGCCTTCAGTTGCAAATCATTTCATCAATGAGCTTCGTGATATTGAAACTCAAAAGGATAGAATGCGATTTAGAAAAAATCTGGAACGGTTGGGAGAAATACTTGCGTATGAAATCTCCAAAGAATTAGAATTCAATGACATTGAAGTAAAAACGCCTTTAGCTATCGCTCCTTCAAAAAAAATCACCTCTGACTTGGTTATCATTACGATATTAAGAGCCTCACTTCCTTTCTACCAAGGTTTTTTAAATTACTTTGATCAGGCAGAAAGTGGTTTTATCGGAGCATTTCGTGAGGAGGAACAGGAAAATGGAGAAATAAAAATCAATCTCGGATATCAAGCCAGTCCCTCTTTAGAAGGTAAGGAAATAATTATAGCAGACCCTATGCTCGCCACTGGAAAGTCATTTATTAAAACAATCAATGCATTATTGGCAAATGGGAAACCAAAAAAAATACACATTGCAGCTGCCTTCGCTGCCCCAGAGGGAATCGAGCACATTCAAAATAACCTAAAAGAAATCCCATGCTCCTTTTGGCTAGGAGTTCTTGACAAAAAACTGAACCATTTATCTTATATCGTTCCTGGTTTAGGTGATGCTGGGGATTTAGCATTTGGACCGAAACTTTAAATTCTATGATGGATTACATTCTTTTGGGTCTTGGCCTGGTTATTTTATTATATGGCGGTAAAATTTTAGTAGATGGAGCTGCGGCCATTGCTGTTAAGCTTGGTATGAGTGCTGGGTTAATCGGTCTTACCATTGTTGCTTTTGGGACCTCTGCACCAGAACTTTTGGTCAGTGTCAATGCAGCTTTGAAAGGGAATGGCGATATCTCTATAGGCAATGTAGTAGGCTCAAATATTGCCAACATAGGCATGGTACTAGGACTCAGCGGGTTATTTTATCCAATATTAATTCGTAAAAGCACCCTAAGATTTGATTACCTCATTACTGTCTTAGTCACTTTACTTTTCTATGCCTTAAGCTATAATGGTGAAATAGGCTTATGGGAAGGGATCGTCATGTTTTCTTTATTCATTGGATTCAACATCTATTTATTTAGAAATAGTGGCCAAGGAGGCTTGACGGACAGTACGGAAGGTGAAGAGGAAATTGAACAGGTAAAAGGCTATGGCTGGTTTTTGGCTATCACCTTATTTTTAGGGGGAATTGTCGGTTTGTATTTTGGTTCAGAATTATTGGTAAACAACGCTATCAAAATTTCTAGAGAATTTGGTATTTCCGAAAGAGTAATCAGTGTAACAATTATAGCTATTGGCACAAGCTTACCTGAATTGATTACTTCCATCATGGCTGCCCTGTCCAAGAAAACCGATATGGCAATTGGAAATATACTAGGAAGCAATATCATGAATATCCTTTCTATTTTAGGCATCACTGCCATTATTAAACCTATTGCCGTATCTGAAGATTTTTTAAGATCCGATTACCTTTGGATGATAGGATTTACCTTGATTTTATTCCCCTTAATTAGAACTAAAATGAAAATCTCTTTTATCGAAGGAGCCGTTCTATTTATTGGTTATGGGGCTTATATGTATTTCTTATTATGAGTGACTCACTGATCACATTTCTAGGAATTTATTTCTTAAGTCTTTTCAAGTTCATCGCCGGCCCCGTGCTCGGATCGGCAGCTGGATATGGAGTTATAGAATCCATTTCTGTAACCGTGGCAGGAATGATGACAAGTGTGTTCCTATTCACTTTGGTGGGAAACAAGTTCAAAAAATATTTAAAACTCCGCTTTAGCAAAAAGAAACCCATTTTCTCCAAAAAAAACAGAACACTTGTAAAGGTCTGGAAAAAATATGGAGAGGTAGGAATTGCAATCATAACCCCCTTAGTCTTAACCCCGATTGGAGGCACCTTGATCATGGTTTCGTTTGGGGCAAAAAAAAGGCATATTTATCTAAATATGCTTTTAAGTAGTCTCTTCTGGGCGACTGTTTTTTGTTTAAGTATTGATCAATTATTAAATATCCCTTTCTTTCATAAATTACTCGAGTAATTCATCATCAGGCAAGATCTCAATGTCTTGAATCAAAACCCTTTTGGATATTTCTTGCCCCGTTAGGGTGGCAGCTAAACCTCCTAAAGCTGTTTCTTTATACCTACTTTCCATAGAGGCTCCTATTTCTCCCATAGCATCAATACATTCATCTACGGGTATTACAGAACTCACATCTGCAACGGCAATCTGGGTAGAGCTAAAGGCAATTGAAGCCGCACTTGCATTTCTCACCACACAGGGAACTTCCACTAAGCCAGCAACAGGGTCACAAACTAGTCCAAGCATACATTGAATCGTGATGGCTACTGCATTAAAAACCTGATCAGTAGTTCCTCCTAGACAATAAACCATGGCTCCCGCTGCCATTGCAGCTGCAGATCCAGTTTCGGCTTGACATCCACCAACAGCTCCGGCAAGGCTTGCCTTTTCCTCAATGATTAAACCGATTCCTGCGCTTACAAGTAAACCTTCTACTATTTGCTCGTCTTCTAAACCATGTATCTCTTGTAATGTCACCAAGGTACCAGGCAAAATCCCTGAAGCGCCTGCAGTAGGTGCAGCAACTACCCTACCCATACAGGAATTTACTTCCTTCGCAGCCAAGGCCCGAGCAATCAATTTTTGAAATTCCGGAGAAAGAACTGTCAAAGGGTGGTTAAAGACTTTCTTTGCACCATTGTTAATCATGCCAGACCTTGAAGTCATCTCTTCCTCCAAACCAGTCTTTACAGCATCTTTCATTACCTGATAGGCCTTCAGAATTCCTGATTTGATTTGCTGGGATTCGGCGTTTTTCTGCTCTACTTCGTATTCAATCACTGAATCATGTAGAGAAACTTTTTTTTCTTCACAGTAGGCTTTCCAACCTTTGAATGATTCAAAAAGGTAACACATACTAATGTCGTTTAATTTCTAAAATAGTTTTTGCCTGCTTAGAAATTGAAATTTATGGTCTGTTTTATCTCAGGATCTAAACTCAAAGCTACAGGGCAGGTTCGAGCAGCATTTTTCAACTTTTGGATCATCACTGTGTTAGAAACCGGATTTTCCCAATGAAAATCAATTATTATTTCCTGAATTTTTCTTGGAGAGGCACTCATAATTTTAGTTACCTCCCAAGTTAACCCATCCAATTCCACATTTTCCCGGTTTGCTACAATACCCATAATCGTCACCATACAACTTCCTAAGGCACTAGATACCAAGTCGGTAGGAGAAAACTTCTCCCCTTTCCCATTATTATCAACGGGAGCGTCCGTCATTAAGGTTGTTCCAGATTGAAGATGCTCTGAATTAGTTCTCAAATTTCCTAAATACGAACTTTTTATAGTTGGCATAAACTCTTACTTTTAAAATCAGTTTAAATAATTGTAACCACAAAATAGGGCAATATTTTCGACCTTTTCGAATGACCAAGCTGAAATTACTTCTTCCGCTCCTTTTCATTTTTGTTGCGATAGACACTTTCGCACAAAGAGATGATATTGGTAATTATGAATATGACAAAGAATATCTCTTTGGAGTAAACAAGAACACCAATGGTGGGCTTATTGGAGGATTTGTATTCAAAGTAGGAACAAGAATTACCGATGAACAATTCAGTTTCTGGTCGATTGAATTATCGAATGTAAAAAATCCAAAAGAAGTCCGTTACAACACGGTTTTGGGAAACAGTTACATTTTTGGAAAATCAAACTACCTCTATTCTATTCGTCCTCAGTATGGACGAGAAATAGTTTTATTTAAAAAAGCCCCAAATCAGGGGGTACAGGTTTCTGCACTTGCAGCCTTTGGGCCTTCGCTTGGCTTAATTGCCCCCTATTATATTGAATATGCTTTAAACAGGGTAGAAACAGTATCCGAACAATATGATCCTGAAGTACATCAAAGTAGATTTAATATTTTGGGAACCGGGCGATTATTTCAAGGGATTGGGCAATCAGAATTAGCAATTGGAGCTAATGTAAAAGCTGCTTTAAATTTCGAATTCGGGGTTTTTAGAAGTAATGTTACCGGATTGGAACTAGGATACATGCTTGAAGGGTTTACCAAGGAAATACCTTTAATTCCAACAGCAGAAAATAGGCAACTCTTCCAATCTGTTTATTTCACCTTTTATTACGGGTTTAGAAAGTGATACAAATTGGGTTTTACGACCTACTGCTGTAACTTTGCAAAAAATCACAATTCCATGATCGAATTACCTGTTATTTCCGAAGAGGCAACTCGCAGAAAAAAACCTGATTGGTTGAGAGTAAAGCTTCCTATTGGGAAAGAATATGCCAAAGTCAGAAAACTTGTAGACGAACATAAACTTCATACAATTTGTGAAAGTGGTAACTGTCCAAACATGGGAGAGTGTTGGGGAGCAGGGACCGCTACGTTTATGATCTTGGGTAATGTATGTACCAGGTCATGTTCTTTCTGTGCTGTAGCCACAGGTAGACCGCCGGAATACGACACAGATGAACCAAGAAGAGTGGCTGAAGCCATCAAATTGATGGGAGTAAAGCATGCAGTAATTACTTCTGTCAATAGGGATGAATTGAAAGATAAAGGAGCTGAGATATGGTACCAAACGGTAGTACAGACCAAGGAACTTTCCCCTTCCACTACTATAGAGACGCTTATTCCAGATGTAAAATCTAATTGGGATGCCTTGTATCGAATGATAGATGGTGGCCAAGAAGTAGTTTCTCACAATATGGAAACAGTGGGCAGTCTTTATAGAAGAGTACGTCCTCAAGCAAAATATGACCGTTCCTTGGAGCAAATCAAACTCACTAAGGAGTATGGAAAAAGAACAAAGACTGGGATTATGCTGGGATTAGGGGAGACGAAAGAAGAAGTATTTAAAGCAATGGACGATTTAGCAGCACATGGTTGCGATATCCTGACATTAGGACAATACCTTCAACCTACAAAAATGCATATTGAAGTGGCTGAATTTATTCATCCGGACATGTTTGACATGTACAGAGAGGAAGGTTTAAAAAGAGGACTGAAATATGTTGAATCAGGACCTTTGGTACGTTCATCCTATCATGCAGAAAGACATGTAAACGTTTAAATTTCTTCAAAACGAATTAATTAAGGCACATTTTCAATAATGTGCTTTTTTTTTGCCTATATTTTTAAACTAAAACTTTAAAAAGATTTTTATGCAAGTAATTAAAAAAATCGGGATTGGCTCCGCTGCTAGAATTTATGGACTGACTTTAGCTGGGATCGGCGCTATTATAGGAATTCCTTACGGGCTTTTTGTATTGGCTTTTATAGGAACAGAAGCTGCAGGGCTACCTTTTGGAAGTGGTTTTATCCTTATTATTATCCTTGGAATCCCAATCTTTTATGGAATAATAGGTTTTCTCTTTGGGGCCCTTTTTGCTTGGATGTATAACCTCGTTGCCAGCAAAGTAGGAGGCCTCGAAATTGAATTGAGTGAACAAAAACCACTAACCGTAGAATAACAAAAAAAGGCTGCCAAAGGCAGCCTTTTCTATAACTATTAAGTTTTGAACCTATGCTAGTTCGGACTCTTCACTTGCATATTCTTCCACAGGAATACAGCTACAAACGAGGTTTCTATCACCATAAGCAGAGTCAATTCTTCTAACGGTAGGCCAGAATTTATTTTCCTTCACATAGTCAATTGGGAATACGGCTTTCTCTCTTGTATAAGGAAGGTCCCACTCTCCTACTAATACCATATTGGCTGTATGAGGAGCATTTTTCAGCACGTTGTTTACCCTATCAGCTTTACCCTCTTCGATCTCTTTAATTTCAGCTCTAATAGAAATCAAAGCATCACAGAATCTATCCAACTCTGCTTTTGTCTCTGATTCAGTTGGCTCAATCATCAAAGTTCCTGCTACAGGGAAGGATACAGTTGGTGCGTGGAATCCGTAGTCCATCAATCTCTTAGCGATATCCTCGACTTCTACTCCGACTTCCTTAAATGCTCTACAGTCAACAATCATTTCGTGCGCCGCTCTACCTTTTGTTCCTGTATAAAGGATTGGGTAATGACCGCTCAGTCTTTCTTTGATATAGTTTGCATTCAAGATTGCCATTTTGGTAGCATTGGTCAAACCATCTCCACCCATCATTGCGATGTAAGCATAAGAAATTGGTAGGATACTGGCACTCCCATAAGGAGCAGCAGAAATTGATGAAACCGCATCTTTTCCTCCTGTTTTTACCAGTGGGTTTCCAGGTAAGAAAGGAACTAAATGACTAGCTACACAGATTGGTCCCATACCTGGTCCTCCTCCTCCATGAGGAATACAAAAGGTCTTATGTAGGTTCAAGTGACAAACGTCAGCCCCAATGTTTCCTGGACTGGTTAATCCTACTTGAGCATTCATGTTGGCTCCATCCATGTATACTTGACCACCATTATCATGGATCGTAGCACAAATTTCTCTGATGGCTTCTTCAAATACTCCGTGAGTTGATGGATAAGTAACCATCAAACAAGCAAGATCATTTGAATGAGCTTCAGCTTTTGCTTTAAGATCTCCAAGATCTATATTTCCTTTTTCATCACACTTCACTAATACCACTTTCATTCCGGCCATGACAGCAGAGGCGGGGTTAGTTCCATGAGCTGAAGTTGGAATTAATGCAATGTTTCTATGTGCCTCACCTCTATTTTGATGATATGCTCTGATCACCATCAAACCTGCAAATTCTCCTTGCGCTCCTGAGTTTGGTTGAAGGGAAGTTCCAGCAAAACCGGTAATTTCAGACAGCCATCTTTCCAAATTAGCAAATAATTCTTGGTAACCAGCTGTTTGTGCCATTGGAGTGAATGGGTGCATCTGACCAAATTCAGGCCAAGTTACAGGAATCATCTCCGCCGTAGCATTCAATTTCATCGTACAAGATCCCAAAGAAATCATGGAGTGAACCAAAGACAGATCTTTGTTTTCCAAACGCTTGATATAGCGTAGCATTTCGTGTTCAGAGTGGTAACTATTGAACACTGGATGAGTCAAGTACTCTGATTTTCTAGTCAAACTTTCAGAGAATTCGACTTCAAGGCTATCAGATTTTTCTTTTAACGAAACAGGGTCTTTTCCTGCCGCAGAGGCAAACACATTAATTACCTCTTGAGCATCTTTCAATGATTTTGTCTCATCAAAAGCAATATAAACCACATCCTTGGCATATCTGAAGTTCATACCTGCCCCCACTGCAATCGCAGAAAAATGGGCTTGGTCATGAGAGCTTAGCGTTACCTTAATGGTATCAAAAAACTCTTTCTCACACACTTCAAATCCTAGCTCCTTCAATCCATTTGCGGTAAGTTTTGCAAGACCATGAGTCCTCAATGCAATATTCTGAAGCCCTTTTGGTCCATGGTAAACTGCATAAAAGCTCGACATCACAGCAAGCAATACCTGGGCAGTACAAATATTGGAAGTCGCCTTTTCTCTTTTAATATGTTGCTCTCTCGTCTGGAGCGCCATTCTATATGCTTTGTTACCAGCTCTATCCAAAGAAACCCCTATGATTCTACCAGGGATCTGTCTTTTGAACTCTTCTTTTGTAGCGAAGAAGGCGGAATGCGGTCCACCATAGCCCATTGGAACGCCAAATCTTTGGGCAGTTCCTACCACCACATCTGCTCCCATTTCTCCCGGAGGGGTTAAAATGGTCAACGCTAATAAATCTGCAGCAAAAGCAGTATGGACTTTATTTTCTTTAGCAGCAGCTACAATTGCGCTATAATCTCTAACTACACCATCAGAATCAGGGTATTGGAATAAAACTCCAAATAATTCTGGATCAGTAACGTCTAATTCTTCAACAGAACCATAGACGATTTCAATCCCAATTGGCTCAGCTCTTGTCTCAAGAACCGCTTTCGTCTGAGGAAACACATTTTCATCAACAAAGAACTTGGTAGCAGTTTTTTTCTCTCTTGCTTTAACCGCAAACAACATCCCCATGGCTTCAGCGGCTGCAGTACCTTCATCCAATAATGAGGCATTTGCCAATTCCATTCCTGTCAATTCCATCACTACGGTCTGGAAATTAATCAGCGCCTCTAATCTACCTTGCGCAATCTCTGCTTGATAGGGCGTATAGGCAGTATACCATCCTGGATTTTCCAGCACATTTCTCAAAATCACATTTGGCACAAAAGTGTCATAGTATCCTAAACCAATGAAGGATTTAAGGACTTTGTTTTTGGAAGCAAGCTTTTTGAATTCAACCAAGAAATCTGTCTCTAACTGAGCAGAAGGAAGATTAAGTGGCTTCTCTAACTGGATGGATTTTGGAACAGTCTCGTCGATTAACTCTTCTATTGAGGAAGCTCCGACTTTTTCTAACATCTCGACGATCTCTGCGTCAGTAGGACCGTTATGCCTGTTTTCGAATTTTACTGCGTTTGAAAGATTGATCTTCATAAAGAACGTAGGGAAGAATGAATATTTGGGTTAAAACATGCCCTTGTTTTTCAAAGTGCAAAGGTACAATATATTGACAGATAAAGCTTTTTAGATTTTCAATATTTTATCAAGCTTTTAACTCTTATTTACAGACGGTTGTTTGAAGGGTTAAAAAAATATCTAGTTTTGGGCCGGAAAATACTTTAACAAAGGATTTGATGCTGATTTTCAGCTTATTTTTGAAATTTCACGTATCAAAAAAAGTTTTACATAAAACCCTAATTATAATCAAGATGAATAAAAGCTTGTTATTGACAGGCGCTTTAGCTCTTGGGCTTTCGCTTCCGTCTTTGGCACAAACACCTGCTCAGGTGAAATATGCCAATACCATCACCGTTGCCGATCTTACCAAAAACTTGACTTACCTCGCTTCTGATGAGATGAAGGGCAGAGATACTGGTTCAGAGGAACAAAAAATGGCAGCAGAATACATTGTTAATTTTTACAAAAATCTAGGATTGACTGGTCCAGTTGATGGCGGTTACCTTCAAAAA comes from Algoriphagus halophilus and encodes:
- the gcvP gene encoding aminomethyl-transferring glycine dehydrogenase, which translates into the protein MKINLSNAVKFENRHNGPTDAEIVEMLEKVGASSIEELIDETVPKSIQLEKPLNLPSAQLETDFLVEFKKLASKNKVLKSFIGLGYYDTFVPNVILRNVLENPGWYTAYTPYQAEIAQGRLEALINFQTVVMELTGMELANASLLDEGTAAAEAMGMLFAVKAREKKTATKFFVDENVFPQTKAVLETRAEPIGIEIVYGSVEELDVTDPELFGVLFQYPDSDGVVRDYSAIVAAAKENKVHTAFAADLLALTILTPPGEMGADVVVGTAQRFGVPMGYGGPHSAFFATKEEFKRQIPGRIIGVSLDRAGNKAYRMALQTREQHIKREKATSNICTAQVLLAVMSSFYAVYHGPKGLQNIALRTHGLAKLTANGLKELGFEVCEKEFFDTIKVTLSSHDQAHFSAIAVGAGMNFRYAKDVVYIAFDETKSLKDAQEVINVFASAAGKDPVSLKEKSDSLEVEFSESLTRKSEYLTHPVFNSYHSEHEMLRYIKRLENKDLSLVHSMISLGSCTMKLNATAEMIPVTWPEFGQMHPFTPMAQTAGYQELFANLERWLSEITGFAGTSLQPNSGAQGEFAGLMVIRAYHQNRGEAHRNIALIPTSAHGTNPASAVMAGMKVVLVKCDEKGNIDLGDLKAKAEAHSNDLACLMVTYPSTHGVFEEAIREICATIHDNGGQVYMDGANMNAQVGLTSPGNIGADVCHLNLHKTFCIPHGGGGPGMGPICVASHLVPFLPGNPLVKTGGKDAVSSISAAPYGSASILPISYAYIAMMGGDGLTNATKMAILNANYIKERLSGHYPILYTGTKGRAAHEMIVDCRAFKEVGVEVEDIAKRLMDYGFHAPTVSFPVAGTLMIEPTESETKAELDRFCDALISIRAEIKEIEEGKADRVNNVLKNAPHTANMVLVGEWDLPYTREKAVFPIDYVKENKFWPTVRRIDSAYGDRNLVCSCIPVEEYASEESELA
- the lipA gene encoding lipoyl synthase yields the protein MIELPVISEEATRRKKPDWLRVKLPIGKEYAKVRKLVDEHKLHTICESGNCPNMGECWGAGTATFMILGNVCTRSCSFCAVATGRPPEYDTDEPRRVAEAIKLMGVKHAVITSVNRDELKDKGAEIWYQTVVQTKELSPSTTIETLIPDVKSNWDALYRMIDGGQEVVSHNMETVGSLYRRVRPQAKYDRSLEQIKLTKEYGKRTKTGIMLGLGETKEEVFKAMDDLAAHGCDILTLGQYLQPTKMHIEVAEFIHPDMFDMYREEGLKRGLKYVESGPLVRSSYHAERHVNV